DNA from Pseudomonas putida:
CAGCCACGCGGGCTTCGGCGGCCAGGCACCGAGCGAGGGCCAGCGCCGCTTCATCAACTCAAGCGACCAGTACCTGCGCCTGCAGGAGCGCCTCGCACCGCACCTGGCGGCACAACCGGCACAGCGCCTGGGCCTGTGCTTCCACTCCTTGCGCGCGGTCACCCCGGGGCAGATCGCCGAAGTGCTGGCCGCCAGCGATCAGGCGTGCCCTGTGCACATCCACATCGCCGAGCAGCAGAAGGAAGTCGATGATTGCCTGGCCTGGAGTGGTCGCCGCCCCCTGCAATGGCTCTATGAAAACGTCGATGTCGACGCGCGCTGGTGCCTGGTCCATGCCACCCACGCCGAGGCCGACGAAGTCAGCGCCATGGCTCGCAGCCGCGCCGTGGCAGGCTTGTGCCTGACCACCGAGGCCAACTTGGGCGACGGTATCTTCCCGGCCGTGGACTTCATGGCCCAGGGCGGGCGCATGGGCATCGGCTCGGACAGCCACGTTTCGCTCAGCGTGGTGGAAGAGCTGCGCTGGCTGGAATACGGCCAGCGCCTGCGCGACCAACGACGCAACCGACTGTATCGCGACGACCAGCCGATGGTCGGTCGCACCTTGTACGATGCAGCACTGGTCGGCGGGGCCCAGGCGATGGGCCAAGCGGTCGGCGAGCTGGCCGTCGGCAAGCGCGCCGATTGGCTGGTGCTCGATGGACAGGACCCTTATCTCGCCACGGCCAACGGCGATGCCATCCTCAACCGCTGGCTGTTCGCCGGGGGTGATCGCCAGGTGCGCGATGTGATGGTCAATGGACAGTGGGTGG
Protein-coding regions in this window:
- a CDS encoding formimidoylglutamate deiminase, giving the protein MPAFFAERALLPTGWASNVRLEVAEDGRLTHVEADASAEGAERLGGPLLPGMPNLHSHAFQRAMAGLAEVAGNPNDSFWTWRDLMYRLVGRITPEQVQVIARQLYIEMLKAGYTSVAEFHYVHHDHNGQAYADPAELSLRISAAAADTGIGLTLLPVLYSHAGFGGQAPSEGQRRFINSSDQYLRLQERLAPHLAAQPAQRLGLCFHSLRAVTPGQIAEVLAASDQACPVHIHIAEQQKEVDDCLAWSGRRPLQWLYENVDVDARWCLVHATHAEADEVSAMARSRAVAGLCLTTEANLGDGIFPAVDFMAQGGRMGIGSDSHVSLSVVEELRWLEYGQRLRDQRRNRLYRDDQPMVGRTLYDAALVGGAQAMGQAVGELAVGKRADWLVLDGQDPYLATANGDAILNRWLFAGGDRQVRDVMVNGQWVVRQGRHEQEAESAQAFVEVLRQLLD